The following proteins come from a genomic window of Gimesia chilikensis:
- a CDS encoding alpha/beta hydrolase — MQITRSLLLIQTVICLIGLDLQAEPAPPLRKPDLVVPLWQDEPPQFQSGAPAEIFDPRGKFTNVTRPEIAVFSPDPDRNTGMAIIVCAGGGYGSLDWKTHVIYAADVFNPKGVTIIGLKYRTRPPFKGTNSEIQALTLLDAKRAVRLVRHRAKAWNINPQQIGIAGYSAGGNLAMNLAANFDAGTPDATDPIDRESSRPDFAIGLATWHWRQKKSPFQFSRNTPPVFLVHATNDGIKGGAPIELPREIAADLQKLNVPVKLAVFDVGAHGVGNLIPQRVKHGFPPAKWPDLFLDWYQQISRH, encoded by the coding sequence ATGCAAATAACCAGATCACTGCTGCTCATCCAGACCGTTATCTGCCTCATTGGTCTGGATCTGCAGGCAGAACCTGCTCCCCCACTCCGTAAACCCGATCTGGTTGTCCCCCTCTGGCAGGACGAACCGCCTCAGTTTCAATCAGGTGCCCCCGCCGAGATTTTCGATCCGCGAGGCAAATTCACCAATGTCACGCGTCCCGAAATTGCAGTCTTTTCGCCGGATCCTGACAGGAATACAGGGATGGCTATCATCGTCTGTGCCGGCGGAGGCTACGGTTCACTGGACTGGAAAACGCACGTCATCTACGCGGCTGACGTCTTCAATCCGAAAGGCGTCACCATCATCGGTCTGAAATACCGGACCCGTCCCCCTTTCAAGGGGACGAACTCCGAAATTCAGGCTCTGACTCTGCTCGATGCGAAGCGGGCCGTCCGCCTGGTGCGGCACCGTGCCAAAGCATGGAACATCAACCCGCAGCAGATCGGTATCGCCGGTTACTCTGCAGGCGGTAACCTGGCGATGAACCTGGCAGCGAACTTCGATGCCGGCACTCCCGACGCCACCGATCCCATCGACCGCGAAAGCAGTCGCCCCGACTTCGCCATCGGCCTGGCCACCTGGCACTGGCGCCAGAAAAAATCACCCTTTCAATTTTCCAGGAATACGCCGCCGGTCTTCCTCGTCCATGCCACCAATGACGGCATCAAGGGAGGCGCCCCGATCGAACTACCCCGTGAAATCGCAGCCGACCTCCAGAAGTTAAACGTCCCCGTCAAACTGGCGGTCTTCGACGTCGGCGCCCACGGCGTCGGCAATCTGATCCCCCAGCGCGTCAAACACGGCTTCCCCCCCGCCAAATGGCCCGACCTCTTCCTCGACTGGTATCAGCAGATTTCCAGGCACTGA
- a CDS encoding aldo/keto reductase — protein sequence MQKRTLGSNLEVSALGLGCMGLSFGYGPAVEDQDGIDLLRAAVDKGVTFFDTAEVYGAFTNEELLGKALSPVREQVVIATKFGFAIDDQGVQTGLDSRPAHIRDVVEASLKRLQTDYIDLLYQHRVDPEVPIEDVAGTVRELIAEGKVKHFGLSEAGVDVIRRAHAVQPVAALQSEYSLWWREPEEAILPTLEELGIGFVPFSPLGKGFLTGKIDESTTFDSGDFRNKVPRFAEENRKVNLALVDLLGQIAQRKQATPAQIALAWILVQKPWIVPIPGTTKLHRLEENIAAADIELTAGDLAEIDSALAEIDVLGERYPEAAMKMINR from the coding sequence ATGCAGAAACGCACACTCGGCAGTAATCTTGAAGTCTCCGCCCTGGGACTGGGCTGCATGGGCCTCAGCTTTGGCTACGGTCCCGCCGTCGAAGACCAGGACGGCATCGACCTGCTGCGAGCCGCCGTCGATAAAGGCGTCACCTTCTTCGACACCGCCGAAGTCTACGGCGCCTTCACCAACGAGGAACTCCTCGGCAAGGCCCTTTCCCCCGTCCGCGAACAGGTCGTCATCGCCACCAAGTTCGGCTTCGCCATTGATGACCAGGGCGTACAGACCGGCCTCGACAGCCGCCCCGCACACATTCGAGACGTCGTCGAAGCCTCCCTCAAACGGCTGCAGACCGACTACATCGACCTGCTCTATCAGCACCGCGTCGATCCGGAAGTCCCCATCGAAGACGTCGCCGGCACCGTCAGGGAACTCATCGCTGAAGGCAAAGTCAAACACTTCGGTCTCTCGGAAGCAGGCGTCGATGTCATCCGTCGCGCCCACGCCGTCCAGCCGGTCGCCGCCCTGCAGAGCGAATACTCCCTCTGGTGGCGCGAACCCGAAGAAGCCATCCTCCCCACTCTCGAAGAACTGGGCATCGGCTTCGTCCCCTTCAGCCCCCTGGGCAAAGGCTTCCTCACCGGCAAGATCGACGAATCGACCACCTTCGACAGCGGTGACTTCCGCAACAAGGTCCCCCGCTTCGCCGAAGAAAACCGCAAAGTGAATCTGGCGCTCGTCGACCTGCTGGGCCAGATCGCCCAGCGGAAACAGGCCACGCCGGCTCAAATCGCCCTGGCCTGGATCCTGGTTCAAAAACCGTGGATCGTCCCCATCCCGGGCACAACTAAATTGCACCGCCTTGAGGAGAACATCGCTGCTGCAGACATCGAACTTACAGCCGGCGATCTCGCCGAAATCGACAGCGCCCTCGCTGAGATCGATGTCTTAGGCGAACGCTACCCCGAAGCGGCCATGAAAATGATCAATCGTTGA
- a CDS encoding WD40 repeat domain-containing serine/threonine-protein kinase, with protein sequence MNERSIFLAALEITDPAKRKEYIRDACASNKSLRKQVEELLAAYEKPGEFLETPILKQLADEQTSDMPHNAPDEIDLSFLENSTVTDSLGRLGQYEIREVIGRGGCGIVLKAFDPKLERIVAIKVMAPELATTSPARKRFLREARATAALNHENVVRIHAIESRPLPFLVMEFIDGETLQQKINRTGPLDIPEVFRIALQMSDGLMAAHQKGLIHRDIKPANILIDKGTSLLKLTDFGLARTADDASMTQSGVIAGTPLYMSPEQAQGQRIDHRSDLFSFGSVLYYICCGRPPFRARSTLAVLKRVVEDEPRPISEIIPEVPDGLISLINRLHAKDPSQRFASAQEIHDLLERCLEDYQRGGTGITIIEPTQSMVRPPAKRSWITAVAVILVLLTGLGLSESSGITSFSSTVIHLFYPQGTLVVEVDDPSVNITLNGTEMVITGAGANEIRLTPGQYELRAHKAGKLVRQELVNVTKNGRQVVRVSQETTAVKPSQPEEPHTPIAPQQEQPSPAAPVLTQLKRDSIPWEILTLAGNGNPESAPATLVAALGRPGPIHEVNIYWLSYSPDGKWLASAEQNGTIFLRDASTGAVQRILKTDDVWPTSLSFTPDSKTLAVSERLGKVTLWPLDEQQKPQVLKLGLMWMHVAISPDGRFLAAVGMHGKVRLFKWGQWDKFEELPSEEHRKPWQIKFSPNGKLLAVSWLDYSEDNLVSVYDTEQKTRLHQFKAHRPATTGLAFSADNKYLATSGAAEIRLWNLATGKYDKFGPHAYSLDFDPSGKWLAAGSPHRGIEIFSVPDGKSTGPLIRDNTDIAFVGRQFATFSPDGKTLAVGFRSGAVCLYDTESWQQKTETQIPGHHAAVQGLALAQDSRTLLSLGADRRLLRWDLKHPEQPQLLDQSHSPWKHLAINPDGNSFAVAGTTLSVRNINDDQELFSLPNELTCLVYSPRGDSLFGQIKGQQDICQWDAHTGEVIYRFSSLQAYALAVSNDGSLLAAVGADQKAILWHIPSGRKRTSWKTSNKARSITFSPDGKTLAIGDEKGIISYTDTETGESLRDFKAHSGTVTSLKYTPDGQTLVSAGTDGMIQIRNPDWNRPRAEIQVALSAKHAPIIFDIDPSGRYLFVSGPTQLIYVHKLPLDDLPNE encoded by the coding sequence ATGAATGAGCGATCAATCTTTCTGGCAGCACTGGAGATCACCGATCCCGCAAAGCGTAAGGAGTACATTCGGGATGCTTGCGCCAGTAATAAATCGTTACGCAAGCAGGTGGAGGAACTGCTCGCAGCTTATGAAAAGCCAGGCGAGTTTCTGGAAACTCCCATCCTGAAACAGCTGGCTGACGAACAAACCAGCGATATGCCCCACAACGCCCCTGACGAAATTGATCTCTCATTTCTGGAAAATTCAACTGTCACTGACTCACTCGGTCGCCTTGGCCAGTATGAAATTCGAGAGGTGATCGGGCGAGGGGGATGCGGCATTGTACTTAAAGCCTTCGATCCCAAATTGGAACGGATCGTCGCCATCAAAGTCATGGCCCCGGAACTCGCCACAACATCTCCGGCCCGCAAACGCTTCCTCCGCGAAGCCCGTGCCACAGCAGCACTCAATCATGAAAATGTAGTCCGGATTCACGCCATCGAATCCAGACCACTCCCCTTCCTGGTCATGGAATTCATCGATGGCGAAACCTTACAGCAGAAGATTAACCGCACGGGACCGCTCGACATCCCCGAGGTCTTTCGCATCGCTCTTCAGATGTCCGATGGTCTGATGGCAGCCCACCAGAAAGGCCTCATTCATCGCGACATCAAACCAGCCAACATCCTGATCGACAAAGGAACCAGTCTGCTCAAACTCACGGATTTCGGGCTGGCCCGTACGGCCGATGATGCCAGCATGACACAAAGCGGCGTCATTGCCGGAACACCGCTCTACATGTCTCCGGAACAGGCCCAGGGACAACGTATCGACCATCGCTCCGATCTGTTCAGTTTCGGCAGCGTACTCTACTACATCTGCTGTGGTCGGCCGCCTTTTCGCGCCAGGTCGACACTGGCAGTCTTGAAGCGAGTCGTGGAAGATGAACCACGGCCGATCAGCGAGATCATCCCCGAAGTCCCCGACGGCCTCATCTCTCTCATCAACAGACTGCATGCGAAAGATCCCTCACAGCGTTTTGCCTCAGCACAGGAAATCCATGATCTACTCGAACGTTGCCTGGAAGACTACCAGCGCGGGGGAACGGGGATTACCATCATCGAGCCGACTCAATCAATGGTCCGTCCCCCCGCTAAACGGAGTTGGATCACAGCTGTCGCCGTGATACTCGTCCTGCTGACCGGCCTGGGACTCAGCGAATCATCTGGCATCACCAGTTTCAGCAGTACCGTGATTCATCTGTTTTATCCCCAGGGCACACTGGTTGTGGAAGTGGATGACCCGAGTGTGAACATCACCTTGAATGGCACAGAAATGGTCATCACAGGCGCTGGTGCCAATGAAATCCGACTGACTCCCGGCCAGTACGAACTACGCGCTCACAAAGCGGGAAAACTGGTCCGTCAGGAACTGGTCAATGTAACGAAAAATGGTAGACAGGTAGTGCGTGTCAGTCAGGAAACGACTGCGGTAAAACCATCACAGCCGGAGGAGCCACACACACCGATTGCACCGCAGCAGGAGCAGCCCTCTCCTGCTGCTCCGGTCCTCACACAACTGAAACGAGACAGCATCCCCTGGGAGATACTCACCCTCGCCGGTAACGGCAATCCAGAGTCAGCGCCAGCAACATTAGTCGCAGCTCTGGGCAGGCCCGGCCCGATTCACGAGGTAAACATTTACTGGCTGTCCTACAGTCCGGATGGAAAATGGCTTGCCTCAGCCGAACAGAATGGAACTATTTTTTTACGCGACGCCAGCACAGGCGCCGTCCAGCGCATCTTGAAAACAGATGATGTCTGGCCCACATCCCTGAGTTTTACACCTGACAGTAAAACACTGGCTGTTTCCGAACGTCTGGGCAAAGTCACTCTCTGGCCCCTCGATGAACAACAAAAACCGCAAGTATTGAAGCTGGGCCTGATGTGGATGCATGTCGCAATCAGTCCGGATGGCCGCTTTCTGGCTGCGGTCGGCATGCACGGGAAGGTTCGCCTCTTTAAATGGGGGCAATGGGACAAATTCGAGGAACTCCCCAGCGAAGAACATCGCAAGCCGTGGCAGATCAAATTCAGCCCGAATGGAAAATTGCTGGCAGTCAGCTGGCTTGATTACTCGGAAGATAATCTGGTCAGTGTCTACGATACAGAACAGAAAACACGTCTTCACCAGTTCAAGGCTCACAGGCCGGCTACGACGGGTCTGGCATTCAGCGCCGATAACAAATACCTGGCAACATCCGGGGCCGCGGAAATAAGACTCTGGAACCTGGCTACAGGCAAGTATGATAAGTTTGGCCCTCACGCTTACAGCCTGGACTTTGACCCTTCAGGTAAATGGCTGGCCGCCGGATCTCCTCACAGGGGCATCGAAATATTTAGTGTACCGGATGGCAAATCGACGGGGCCCCTCATACGAGACAACACGGATATCGCCTTTGTCGGAAGACAGTTTGCCACATTCAGTCCCGATGGAAAAACTCTGGCCGTCGGTTTCCGATCCGGAGCGGTCTGCCTCTACGATACGGAGAGCTGGCAACAAAAGACGGAAACACAAATACCGGGACATCACGCCGCGGTTCAGGGGCTCGCTCTGGCTCAGGACAGCAGGACCCTGCTCTCCCTGGGCGCCGATCGCAGACTCCTGCGCTGGGACCTGAAGCATCCGGAACAGCCACAGCTGCTTGATCAGAGTCACTCGCCGTGGAAGCATCTGGCAATCAATCCGGACGGAAACAGCTTCGCCGTCGCGGGTACCACTCTCTCAGTCAGAAATATCAATGACGATCAGGAGTTGTTCAGCCTGCCCAATGAGCTAACCTGTCTCGTCTATTCTCCCCGGGGAGACTCGCTCTTTGGTCAGATCAAAGGTCAGCAGGATATCTGTCAGTGGGACGCACACACTGGGGAAGTCATTTACCGTTTCAGTTCTCTGCAAGCCTACGCCCTGGCAGTGAGCAACGATGGCAGTCTGCTGGCAGCAGTCGGAGCCGACCAGAAGGCAATCCTCTGGCACATTCCTTCAGGCAGAAAGCGTACATCATGGAAGACCAGTAACAAAGCACGCAGCATCACTTTTTCGCCTGATGGAAAGACTCTCGCCATCGGTGACGAAAAGGGGATCATCAGTTACACAGACACTGAAACGGGTGAGTCACTGCGAGACTTCAAGGCTCACTCCGGTACCGTCACCTCACTGAAATATACGCCCGATGGTCAGACTCTGGTCTCCGCCGGAACAGACGGGATGATCCAGATCCGCAACCCTGACTGGAATCGTCCCCGTGCTGAAATTCAAGTTGCCCTATCAGCCAAACATGCCCCCATCATCTTCGACATCGATCCTTCAGGAAGATACCTGTTTGTCTCTGGGCCCACTCAGTTGATTTACGTCCACAAACTGCCTCTGGATGATCTACCAAACGAATAA
- a CDS encoding ECF-type sigma factor, whose product MTEFTEILQAIDSGDSQAADRLLPIVYDELRKLAANHLAHEQPGQTLQPTALVHEAYLRLLGGSSPEQWNSRGHFFGAAAIAIRRILIENARRKRSLKRGGEFQRQEFHEQLPPELPEPLEDLLALDEALQKLSHEYPDIAELVQLTYFAGLTTTEAAEVLGISPSTAGRHWAFARAWLRREIEGGLANSKKF is encoded by the coding sequence ATGACTGAATTCACAGAGATTCTACAGGCCATAGACTCGGGGGATTCCCAGGCAGCCGATCGTCTGCTGCCAATCGTCTATGATGAACTTCGCAAGCTCGCAGCAAACCACCTGGCCCACGAACAGCCCGGGCAGACTCTCCAACCCACGGCGCTCGTCCATGAGGCTTATTTACGACTTCTAGGCGGATCGAGTCCCGAGCAATGGAACAGCCGGGGGCATTTCTTCGGTGCAGCGGCTATCGCGATTCGCCGCATACTGATTGAGAATGCACGTCGCAAACGCAGTCTGAAACGTGGTGGCGAATTTCAGCGACAGGAATTTCATGAACAGCTGCCGCCTGAACTGCCCGAGCCGCTGGAAGATTTACTGGCCCTCGATGAAGCCCTGCAGAAACTCTCCCACGAGTACCCCGATATAGCCGAACTGGTACAACTCACTTATTTCGCAGGACTTACAACTACTGAAGCTGCAGAGGTCCTGGGAATTTCACCCAGTACCGCAGGGCGTCACTGGGCGTTTGCTCGAGCCTGGTTGCGACGGGAAATCGAGGGCGGACTCGCAAACAGCAAAAAGTTTTAA
- the glpQ gene encoding glycerophosphodiester phosphodiesterase yields MKAVCFCLALLMIPGSLWADEHHVFAHRGASGYLPEHSLPAKAMAYAQGADFLEQDVVLTKDNVPLVLHDTHLDGITNVADKFPERKREDGRYYAIDFTLAEIKQLNATQRFKRKTGKPVYAERFPLDGYTYQLHTLEEEIRFIQGLNLSTGRNVGLFTEVKKPSFHQQEGRDIAKAVFDVLTRYGYGTDEKSACWVQCFELGTLKRFRKEFGWKGHLMMIYSGGKPGPDGSDYDALATAAGLKQLSETVDGVFPNLPRVVTWDKSGEAKCSDFTKEAHAAGLRVVTGVVRSDDLPKNCPSVAALHEALFNQADVDDVCTDFPDLSVQWLKAQQAD; encoded by the coding sequence ATGAAAGCTGTCTGTTTCTGTCTTGCTCTGTTAATGATTCCCGGTTCGCTGTGGGCCGATGAACATCACGTGTTTGCCCACCGCGGTGCGAGCGGTTATCTACCGGAGCACAGCCTGCCTGCGAAAGCGATGGCTTATGCCCAGGGAGCGGATTTCCTGGAGCAGGATGTTGTGCTCACGAAGGATAATGTGCCGCTGGTGTTGCACGATACTCATCTGGATGGGATTACGAATGTGGCCGATAAGTTTCCGGAACGGAAGCGAGAAGACGGACGTTACTATGCCATCGATTTCACGCTGGCCGAGATTAAGCAGCTCAACGCCACCCAGCGTTTCAAACGCAAGACCGGCAAGCCTGTCTATGCAGAGCGGTTTCCCTTGGACGGGTATACTTATCAACTGCATACGCTGGAGGAAGAGATTCGTTTCATCCAGGGTCTGAATTTGAGTACGGGCAGGAATGTGGGGCTGTTCACCGAAGTCAAGAAGCCGAGCTTTCATCAGCAAGAGGGGCGTGATATCGCGAAAGCGGTGTTTGATGTACTGACCCGCTACGGCTATGGGACGGATGAAAAATCTGCCTGCTGGGTTCAGTGTTTTGAACTGGGGACCCTGAAACGGTTCCGTAAGGAGTTCGGCTGGAAGGGGCACCTGATGATGATCTATTCCGGCGGCAAGCCCGGGCCGGATGGTTCTGATTACGATGCACTGGCCACGGCGGCAGGTCTCAAACAATTGTCGGAAACAGTAGATGGCGTTTTTCCGAATCTGCCAAGGGTGGTGACCTGGGACAAGAGTGGGGAGGCAAAGTGTAGCGATTTCACAAAGGAAGCTCACGCTGCGGGGCTGCGTGTGGTGACGGGGGTTGTCAGAAGCGATGATCTGCCGAAAAACTGTCCCTCGGTGGCGGCGCTGCATGAGGCGTTATTCAACCAGGCCGACGTGGACGATGTCTGCACGGACTTTCCTGATCTGAGTGTGCAGTGGTTGAAAGCACAGCAGGCTGATTGA
- a CDS encoding PEGA domain-containing protein, with amino-acid sequence MPRFRFASVDVKRGSLFALLLLLAAVQTGCVHRRMTIRSVPSGALVKVDGEEIGYTPVSMDFTYYGTREITLTKDGYETQSVMQKVRTPWYQWMPLDAVTDNLLPFEVTNRHEFTYQLQPKVVVPTEELLNRGNMLRSETQIGQ; translated from the coding sequence GTGCCGCGATTCAGATTTGCATCGGTTGATGTGAAGCGTGGATCGCTGTTTGCGCTGTTACTGCTGCTGGCAGCGGTGCAGACCGGGTGCGTGCATCGCCGGATGACAATTCGTTCGGTTCCGTCCGGGGCGCTGGTCAAAGTGGACGGGGAAGAAATCGGTTATACGCCGGTCTCGATGGATTTTACCTATTACGGGACCCGCGAGATCACACTGACCAAAGATGGTTATGAAACGCAGTCAGTGATGCAGAAGGTGCGGACGCCCTGGTATCAGTGGATGCCCCTGGACGCGGTGACGGATAACCTGCTGCCCTTTGAAGTCACGAACCGGCACGAGTTCACTTATCAGCTGCAGCCCAAAGTGGTGGTGCCGACGGAAGAGTTGTTGAACCGCGGTAATATGTTGCGCAGCGAAACCCAGATCGGTCAGTGA
- a CDS encoding alpha/beta fold hydrolase produces the protein MQLFYRLSFIPLLIALFVYPGHAADPSPQKPVPLDIEFTARCDQTTQRYVLLLPEQFSTEKPHSLLIALHGHGSDRWQFVKDPRGECRASRDIARQYNLIYVSPDYRARTSWMGPKAEADLQQIIEELKSKYQIDQVFLCGGSMGGSSSLTFAALHPELIAGVAAMNPTANHLEYNNFQPAIQASFGGTKQQIPAEFKKRSSEYWPEKLTMPLSISVGGKDTSVPPDSARRLINILKQLNREVLLIDRPNEGHKTSYEDSRAILEFVIQRAISKKDKPAQ, from the coding sequence ATGCAACTCTTCTACAGATTATCGTTCATCCCCCTGCTGATCGCCTTGTTCGTCTACCCGGGGCATGCCGCTGATCCGTCCCCGCAGAAACCAGTGCCCCTCGACATCGAATTCACCGCCCGCTGTGATCAGACGACACAGCGTTACGTCCTGCTGCTCCCGGAACAGTTCTCAACTGAAAAGCCCCACTCGCTGCTCATCGCCCTGCACGGACACGGTTCCGACCGCTGGCAGTTCGTCAAAGATCCCCGGGGCGAATGCCGGGCGTCTCGCGACATCGCCCGCCAGTATAATCTGATCTACGTCTCCCCCGATTACCGTGCCCGCACATCCTGGATGGGTCCGAAGGCAGAAGCCGATCTCCAGCAGATCATCGAGGAATTAAAGTCGAAATATCAGATCGACCAGGTCTTCCTCTGTGGCGGCTCGATGGGAGGCTCATCCAGCCTGACCTTCGCAGCTCTGCATCCGGAACTTATCGCCGGCGTCGCCGCGATGAACCCCACCGCCAACCATCTGGAGTACAATAATTTTCAGCCCGCCATCCAGGCCTCCTTCGGGGGCACCAAGCAGCAGATCCCCGCAGAATTTAAAAAGCGGAGCTCCGAATACTGGCCCGAAAAACTGACGATGCCCCTCAGCATCTCAGTCGGCGGAAAAGACACCAGCGTCCCCCCGGACAGTGCCCGCCGACTGATCAATATCTTGAAACAACTCAACCGAGAGGTCCTGCTGATCGACCGTCCAAACGAAGGCCACAAGACCAGCTATGAGGACAGCCGCGCAATCCTGGAATTCGTCATCCAGCGGGCCATTAGCAAGAAAGACAAACCGGCGCAATAA
- a CDS encoding sodium:solute symporter family transporter → MTGLDWFIVFLLNGAVIAFGFYLARSTKSSSDWFLGGRSLPWWGLGLSIFATSVDNADAVSLTGYAFNHGMHIITAFTLASVCGAVLASFVVVPVLYRGGFYTNAEYLETRFGKSIRVFSALIQIQYRTSMLGLMIWSIYLMLQGLLDFTPTQCWTLIALLVIFTAAYTTWGGLTSVVWTDALQSLIMMAGGITIFYAVWSATGGWSTIVDNLSQSTDASGQPLINWLHIGQFQDENSTSPYLIVMGWTIIGMGYYTVNHTQTMRLMGARSLWDMKMATLFGCLLIMPIMIGTTLMGVMGRVLVPEFTTHSEADQLLPHFANQYLASGFKGLVVAGILSAAISTFDSIGSALSALFTRDIYARWIKTDATEAHYLKATRWATIGILLMGFLYIPFIARYDNMIQAFRTLIPVFVTPLFTVYIVGVLTRVPRQSGLVGLCAGSLFGLIGFIDRVLVDEPLFSPWLTEVWYAFPCSMIITTLAMLAATLKWGWLKPEQQLELQTPASPEKHDWLSESRQELLAVKESPFYKPVPQYLNPNWYAILLIAFSCWIIFGLFW, encoded by the coding sequence ATCGTCTTTTTACTGAATGGCGCGGTGATCGCCTTTGGCTTTTACCTCGCCCGCAGTACGAAATCCAGCAGCGACTGGTTCCTAGGCGGACGCTCGCTCCCCTGGTGGGGGCTGGGGCTCTCGATCTTTGCCACCAGTGTCGACAATGCCGATGCTGTCTCCCTCACCGGTTACGCCTTTAACCATGGCATGCACATCATCACCGCTTTCACCCTCGCCAGTGTCTGCGGTGCGGTCCTGGCCTCGTTCGTCGTGGTCCCGGTTCTCTATCGTGGCGGCTTCTACACCAACGCCGAATACCTGGAAACCCGCTTTGGTAAATCCATTCGCGTCTTCAGCGCCCTGATTCAGATTCAGTACCGCACCAGTATGCTCGGCCTGATGATCTGGTCTATTTATCTCATGCTGCAGGGACTCCTCGACTTCACTCCCACGCAATGCTGGACGCTCATCGCCCTGCTGGTCATCTTCACCGCCGCCTATACCACCTGGGGCGGACTCACTTCCGTCGTCTGGACCGATGCCCTGCAGAGCCTGATCATGATGGCCGGCGGCATCACCATATTCTACGCCGTTTGGTCCGCCACCGGAGGCTGGTCGACGATAGTCGACAACCTCTCGCAGTCCACCGATGCCAGCGGGCAACCTTTGATCAACTGGCTCCACATCGGTCAGTTTCAGGATGAGAATTCCACTTCCCCCTATCTGATCGTCATGGGCTGGACCATCATCGGCATGGGCTACTACACCGTCAATCACACGCAGACCATGCGGCTCATGGGAGCCCGCTCACTCTGGGACATGAAAATGGCGACCCTCTTCGGCTGCCTGTTGATCATGCCCATCATGATCGGCACCACCCTGATGGGAGTCATGGGCCGCGTCCTGGTTCCCGAATTCACAACTCACTCCGAAGCCGATCAGTTATTACCGCATTTCGCTAATCAGTATCTCGCTTCCGGCTTCAAAGGTCTCGTTGTCGCCGGCATTCTCTCGGCCGCTATCAGCACTTTCGATTCCATTGGATCCGCCCTTTCGGCCCTGTTCACCCGCGACATATACGCCCGCTGGATCAAAACCGACGCCACCGAAGCCCATTACCTGAAAGCCACCCGCTGGGCGACCATCGGAATTCTGCTGATGGGCTTCCTCTATATTCCTTTCATCGCCCGTTATGACAACATGATTCAGGCCTTCCGCACATTGATTCCTGTTTTTGTGACGCCATTATTTACCGTTTATATTGTAGGCGTTCTGACTCGCGTCCCGCGTCAAAGTGGGCTGGTTGGCCTCTGTGCCGGCTCCCTGTTCGGCCTGATTGGCTTCATCGACCGCGTGCTGGTCGACGAACCGCTGTTCAGCCCCTGGTTGACGGAAGTCTGGTACGCGTTCCCCTGCTCAATGATCATCACCACACTCGCCATGCTCGCCGCCACCCTTAAATGGGGTTGGCTCAAGCCGGAACAGCAACTGGAACTGCAGACACCCGCCTCACCAGAAAAACATGACTGGCTCTCCGAAAGCCGCCAGGAACTGCTGGCCGTCAAAGAGTCACCCTTTTATAAGCCGGTTCCCCAATACCTCAACCCCAACTGGTACGCGATTCTATTAATCGCCTTCTCCTGCTGGATCATATTTGGACTCTTCTGGTAA